In Manis pentadactyla isolate mManPen7 chromosome 11, mManPen7.hap1, whole genome shotgun sequence, one DNA window encodes the following:
- the CALML4 gene encoding calmodulin-like protein 4 isoform X1 codes for MAAEDLLLGPPPCLADFRLRAGKKGHQGGGSGSSGRPCHEYKECFSLYDKRQRGKIKATDLLVLMRCLGASPTPGEVQRHLKTHGIDRNGELDFSTFLTIMHMQIKQEDPKKEILLAMLMADKEKKGYIMASELQSKLMKLGEKLTQQEVDDLFKEANIEPNGQVKYEEFIHKITIPVQDY; via the exons ATGGCAGCCGAGGACTTATTACTGGGGCCTCCACCCTGCTTGGCAGACTTTCGACTTAGAGCTGGGAAGAAGGGGCACCAAGGAGGCGGTTCTGGGAGCAGCGGGAGGCCCTGCCATG AGTACAAGGAGTGTTTCTCCCTGTATGACAAGAGGCAGCGGGGCAAGATCAAAGCCACTGACCTCTTGGTGCTGATGAGATGCCTGGGGGCCAGCCCCACGCCGGGGGAGGTTCAGCGGCACCTGAAGACTCACGGCATAG ACAGAAATGGGGAGCTGGATTTCTCCACTTTCCTGACCATTATGCACATGCAAATAAAACAAGAGGACCCAAAGAAGGAAATTCTTTTGGCCATGTTGATGGCTGACAAGGAGAAGAAAGGCTACATCATGGCATCTGAGCTGCAGTCCAAACTCATGAAACTGGGGGAGAAGCTCACCCAGCAGGAAG TGGATGATCTTTTCAAGGAAGCAAATATCGAACCAAACGGCCAAGTGAAGTATGAAGAATTTATCCACAAGATCACCATTCCTGTGCAGGACTACTGA
- the CALML4 gene encoding calmodulin-like protein 4 isoform X5, whose protein sequence is MAKFLSQDQINDRNGELDFSTFLTIMHMQIKQEDPKKEILLAMLMADKEKKGYIMASELQSKLMKLGEKLTQQEVDDLFKEANIEPNGQVKYEEFIHKITIPVQDY, encoded by the exons ATG GCCAAGTTTCTTTCCCAGGACCAAATTAATG ACAGAAATGGGGAGCTGGATTTCTCCACTTTCCTGACCATTATGCACATGCAAATAAAACAAGAGGACCCAAAGAAGGAAATTCTTTTGGCCATGTTGATGGCTGACAAGGAGAAGAAAGGCTACATCATGGCATCTGAGCTGCAGTCCAAACTCATGAAACTGGGGGAGAAGCTCACCCAGCAGGAAG TGGATGATCTTTTCAAGGAAGCAAATATCGAACCAAACGGCCAAGTGAAGTATGAAGAATTTATCCACAAGATCACCATTCCTGTGCAGGACTACTGA
- the CALML4 gene encoding calmodulin-like protein 4 isoform X2 — MAKFLSQDQINEYKECFSLYDKRQRGKIKATDLLVLMRCLGASPTPGEVQRHLKTHGIDRNGELDFSTFLTIMHMQIKQEDPKKEILLAMLMADKEKKGYIMASELQSKLMKLGEKLTQQEVDDLFKEANIEPNGQVKYEEFIHKITIPVQDY, encoded by the exons ATG GCCAAGTTTCTTTCCCAGGACCAAATTAATG AGTACAAGGAGTGTTTCTCCCTGTATGACAAGAGGCAGCGGGGCAAGATCAAAGCCACTGACCTCTTGGTGCTGATGAGATGCCTGGGGGCCAGCCCCACGCCGGGGGAGGTTCAGCGGCACCTGAAGACTCACGGCATAG ACAGAAATGGGGAGCTGGATTTCTCCACTTTCCTGACCATTATGCACATGCAAATAAAACAAGAGGACCCAAAGAAGGAAATTCTTTTGGCCATGTTGATGGCTGACAAGGAGAAGAAAGGCTACATCATGGCATCTGAGCTGCAGTCCAAACTCATGAAACTGGGGGAGAAGCTCACCCAGCAGGAAG TGGATGATCTTTTCAAGGAAGCAAATATCGAACCAAACGGCCAAGTGAAGTATGAAGAATTTATCCACAAGATCACCATTCCTGTGCAGGACTACTGA
- the CALML4 gene encoding calmodulin-like protein 4 isoform X3, with protein MAAEDLLLGPPPCLADFRLRAGKKGHQGGGSGSSGRPCHDRNGELDFSTFLTIMHMQIKQEDPKKEILLAMLMADKEKKGYIMASELQSKLMKLGEKLTQQEVDDLFKEANIEPNGQVKYEEFIHKITIPVQDY; from the exons ATGGCAGCCGAGGACTTATTACTGGGGCCTCCACCCTGCTTGGCAGACTTTCGACTTAGAGCTGGGAAGAAGGGGCACCAAGGAGGCGGTTCTGGGAGCAGCGGGAGGCCCTGCCATG ACAGAAATGGGGAGCTGGATTTCTCCACTTTCCTGACCATTATGCACATGCAAATAAAACAAGAGGACCCAAAGAAGGAAATTCTTTTGGCCATGTTGATGGCTGACAAGGAGAAGAAAGGCTACATCATGGCATCTGAGCTGCAGTCCAAACTCATGAAACTGGGGGAGAAGCTCACCCAGCAGGAAG TGGATGATCTTTTCAAGGAAGCAAATATCGAACCAAACGGCCAAGTGAAGTATGAAGAATTTATCCACAAGATCACCATTCCTGTGCAGGACTACTGA
- the CALML4 gene encoding calmodulin-like protein 4 isoform X6 — MAAEDLLLGPPPCLADFRLRAGKKGHQGGGSGSSGRPCHGKRGPLQAKFLSQDQINEYKECFSLYDKRQRGKIKATDLLVLMRCLGASPTPGEVQRHLKTHGIDRNGELDFSTFLTIMHMQIKQEDPKKEILLAMLMADKEKKGYIMASELQSKLMKLGEKLTQQEVDDLFKEANIEPNGQVKYEEFIHKITIPVQDY, encoded by the exons ATGGCAGCCGAGGACTTATTACTGGGGCCTCCACCCTGCTTGGCAGACTTTCGACTTAGAGCTGGGAAGAAGGGGCACCAAGGAGGCGGTTCTGGGAGCAGCGGGAGGCCCTGCCATGGTAAGCGGGGTCC gctGCAGGCCAAGTTTCTTTCCCAGGACCAAATTAATG AGTACAAGGAGTGTTTCTCCCTGTATGACAAGAGGCAGCGGGGCAAGATCAAAGCCACTGACCTCTTGGTGCTGATGAGATGCCTGGGGGCCAGCCCCACGCCGGGGGAGGTTCAGCGGCACCTGAAGACTCACGGCATAG ACAGAAATGGGGAGCTGGATTTCTCCACTTTCCTGACCATTATGCACATGCAAATAAAACAAGAGGACCCAAAGAAGGAAATTCTTTTGGCCATGTTGATGGCTGACAAGGAGAAGAAAGGCTACATCATGGCATCTGAGCTGCAGTCCAAACTCATGAAACTGGGGGAGAAGCTCACCCAGCAGGAAG TGGATGATCTTTTCAAGGAAGCAAATATCGAACCAAACGGCCAAGTGAAGTATGAAGAATTTATCCACAAGATCACCATTCCTGTGCAGGACTACTGA
- the CALML4 gene encoding calmodulin-like protein 4 isoform X4, with protein sequence MQRGKIKATDLLVLMRCLGASPTPGEVQRHLKTHGIDRNGELDFSTFLTIMHMQIKQEDPKKEILLAMLMADKEKKGYIMASELQSKLMKLGEKLTQQEVDDLFKEANIEPNGQVKYEEFIHKITIPVQDY encoded by the exons ATG CAGCGGGGCAAGATCAAAGCCACTGACCTCTTGGTGCTGATGAGATGCCTGGGGGCCAGCCCCACGCCGGGGGAGGTTCAGCGGCACCTGAAGACTCACGGCATAG ACAGAAATGGGGAGCTGGATTTCTCCACTTTCCTGACCATTATGCACATGCAAATAAAACAAGAGGACCCAAAGAAGGAAATTCTTTTGGCCATGTTGATGGCTGACAAGGAGAAGAAAGGCTACATCATGGCATCTGAGCTGCAGTCCAAACTCATGAAACTGGGGGAGAAGCTCACCCAGCAGGAAG TGGATGATCTTTTCAAGGAAGCAAATATCGAACCAAACGGCCAAGTGAAGTATGAAGAATTTATCCACAAGATCACCATTCCTGTGCAGGACTACTGA